The DNA sequence ttttaataataattttaaaaaatgcgtGTAGCATTTTGCAGAAACGTAAACTGAAATGTGCCCAAAAGAATTATATATTTTGCACCATTagatctgctgctgctaatttTAGCAAAATCAACcaggaagaaacacaaattagctccaaaattactgcaaagggagcagaaaaatgtttttacatgtgtgtatttattattaaaatattaagaacTATTATTACATACTGctggaaataaaatacaattctaATATTGTACTGAAGATAAATGTAGACTCTGTAAGTATGATTGTTAAACAGGTGTTTAATTATATTCTGTGTGTTATGAGgacattttaaatttgctttgttAAAAATCCAGTAAATCTACATAAAActgcttcttttattttttctgttttgaataaTTAACACACAGAAAGTCTTTCCCAGTGTGACATTAGTTTGTTACAGAAGTTCCATAAGGTTGtacacaacatttttaaaaatttacattgaattaatgattatttacttcagtgtgtttgtgtatagtAGTATGTGCTTCTTTAGtaagtctataaaatgtcagaaaaactaTTATtcccaacaaacaaaatgcacatAATCCAATAATTACCTAGTCTGACCAAATATTTgtacaaataatttttaaaaaatgcatttgctattattaaaaacttgaaaatatacacattttacaGGTTGGTACCAGagatttttgagcattttttcattagaaataactttatttgcatatgtcagtgtgtgttttacatgaaTGCTTTAACggttatttatatttatgtagaATATTTATTTGTGTCTATTGGGTGTTCTttctatcattattttttattagaaaGCACGTTGAGTGTATTGGTTTATTAgaactgcaactaatgattgttttcattgtcaattaACATTGATTAATCGAGTCGTTCTTTGGATCTATAAGGTCTGTGTGGTCGATAGATGTTTGGTATGTTTTTAAGAATTTACTTCAGGATTaattaagtttttattttatctaaaaatatcaaaaaaatgttgaaaaattttgACGTTGTTGTTTCCCAAAACCACAACccagaaatattcagtttactgtcacagaggaggaaagaaaagagaaaatattcacattttggaAGCCAAAATCCAAgaatttggactgttttttcttttaaaaatggttcaggttgattaatcaattattcaaaTAGCTGCTGATTAATAACAAAGAACTAAATGATTActtgttgcagctttaatcagATTTGTTCTCTGTTAATTCactacatttaaattacaaatcCTTTCAGCTGGTTGAGAGCTTGAAGAAATCATGAATCTGCCATTTAATTTAAAGATCAGTAGGGACCTAAAGACAAGTTTTTGCCCCGGGGCATCTGTGAGGGGTAAAAATGTGGCTGATAAGGAGGTTTAGGAGCCCTGAGAGGGAATTTAAAGTGTCAGATTCAGATTTTACGAGTCCCTGAAGCTCAGAAACACTGACCAGATCCAACTTCACTGGGCTGGCAGAAATCCTCTGTGACTGTTTAAATCTGCTCTGGTTTCAGGTTTCTGGGTTAAAAGAAGCACGTATGAGGAGCAGCCGGTGGTGAAGTTCCAGTATGAGACTCTCCTGGTGGCAGCGACCAGCGTTCAGGGAGACTTTGTGGCCTGGAGCAGCTTCAGCCACCTGAACAACATGCTGGGAAACAACCTGAGGATCCCTGCTGTCTCTGTGAGAACTCAAGACTAGAAACACCCAGAGCCTCAGTAATAACACATATGATCTCTgtttacaacatttatcagctTTAATCTGATCCTGTGGGtgataaatagtaaaaatgctCATTATATTATCCTGTGGAGCCTAATTTTACATGTTAGCAATCATTTTGTTGACTGATCAACACAAATTTTGAGTTTACAATCATATAAAACCtggaaaacaagcaaatattcatatttaagaagctgaaactgtcaaattttagcattttgttttaaaaaagtatcTTCTATCAGTCAACTGATTAATCGACCAGTTAAACCAGCAGCAGATCACTGGTTGGTTTATTGGTATAaatataaacagtttttattacaGCCATGTCTGAAATGGTCACAAAGTAAGTTTCTGTTTTACATCAGTTTATCATGCACAGAGGTTATTCAAAGAGCTTTGctggaaaatgtgtaaaaacttaaataaaatatgtaatgaAAGTAttcaaacagttaaaaaatgcacacaagtTCACAGAATAATAATCATTTTGCTTTACAgtcaaaaaaatcttaaaaaatatgaaataaaacatttttttaaattttattattcaCAAATAGAGTAAATTCAGCTTTCCAGAATAATATTCAATGAGCtttacagctaaaaaaaaattaaataaacatgtaatGAAAATGTTATTATTGACAAATAGCTAAATAGAGTAAACTCAGGTTCACAGAATAatattcaaagtgctttacaggcaaaaatttttaaaaaatggaataaaatatgtaaaaataataaaattattcaaaaactgttgaataaagtaaaaaaaaaaatcacagaatgaaattcaaaatgctttaaagtacaaaaaaagttaaaacaagtaataaaacagtttttattcacaAATAGTTGAATAAAGTAAACACAGGTCCACAGAATAATATTCAAACAGCTTTACAattaaaaaagtataaaaatatgaaataaaacatgtttatatatatatatatatatatatatatatatatatatatatagatagatatagatatagatatatagatatatacacacatatgtatataaatagatagatagacgatagatagatatctatatctatctatctatctatctatatatgcacacatatgtatatatatatatatagatagatagatagatagagagatagatatacacacacacatatatatacatatatatgtatatatacatatatatgtatatatctacatatatatgtgtgtgtgtgtgtgtgtgtgtgtgtgtgtgtgtgtgtgtgtgtgtgtgtgtgtgtgtgtgtgtgtatacatataaaCTGTTTAATAAAGTGAACACAGGTTCACAGAATCAcatacaaagtgctttacaggcaaaaaattattttataaacatttaatgaaacgtaaaaacaataaaaaaaattattcaagaacaattaaataaaattaacataGATTCACAGAATAATATTCAAAGAGCTTTACaagcaaattatttttaaaaagtttaataaaatctgtaataaaaatgaaatttttcaaaaacagtttaaaattaatgaacatattttcataaaataaataaaactgatcaaCTTAAACATCTTAActggacagaaaatgagaaaataaaagcatgtaagagacaaactgtgcaataaaattgTTCCTACTAGTTTCCCCTCATATTTTATTCTGTGgtttatttgttaaattacttTATATTTGTTATTCGAaagttttaaatttacattgtgaaacatttatttttctttattttttaaaaaaaatttattttgaaaaatattacagaacGTCTTTGGCAAGGTTTTGTTAATATTGTGTGTGTTCTaaaatttttaaagaagttAAGAATAAGTGAATTAAAGTGCAGATGAGTttaataaaatgcagtttagtgttttactgtgtgtttctagTTCCTCCATAGTTTTATAGTAATTAACTCAACATTTACTCACTGTGTTTACTTGagcatcatttttttcccatcatcCTCCTGTGCAGGTGATAGAGGTGGACCAGAACCATGACGGGAAGTTGGACCTTctgatcttccagctgcagcttCCTCTGAAACCCGATGAGCAGATTTACAgcatccagctgctgctcacCTTCAGCTACCAGCTCTTCGTACGTATTTATTCACCACTGATTTATGTTCATGGACGTTTTATCTGAAATATTAGTGTCAAATAAAGGATATTAGTAGCTACTGGGGCCATTTAGTCTCAAACCAACACATCTTTAGAACCATTTCTGTTCAACCATGCAGGAAAACAGGACAGAcaagacaaccacaaagtgacacaaatgaccataaagagacataaGGCAACcacaaagtgaaataaaatgaccacaaagacgcacaaaacacacaaaacaacattaaagagcctgaaaatgacaccaaagagacaaaagacaaccacagagacacaaaatgaccgcaaaaagatgcaaaaggaaTGCAAAGGTACTCAAAAATTACCACAAGACACCCAAAACCAGTAtatagacacacaaaatgacaacacgttgacccaaaacaaccccaaaaagacacaaaatgaccacaaaaagacccaaaacaacactaaacagacacaaaaccaccacaaagacacacaagacaACCATAGACATaaagcaaccacaaagtgaaataaaatgataaaaaccaactctaaacagacacaaaccacaacaaagagatacaaaTCAACACTAAAGAGAaccaaaagaacaacaaagagatgtaaaatgaccacaaagacacacaaaacaacattaaagagcctgaaaacaacaccaaagagacaaaagacaaccacaaagagacacaaaatgatgcaaaatgaccacaaacagattcaaaatgaccacaagacacacaaaaccaataTATAGACACGCAAAATGATGACATACTGAcccaaaacaacccaaaaaagacacaaaacaaccacaaaaagacccaaatCAACACTAAACAGTATGTTTTAGAAGAATTTTTAGAAGATTTTCTGCTCCACCATCTcctgaaaaaacataaaatatggattTGTAAATGGATTAAGATGGAAATAACTCCTTTTTTCTCCACGTTTCCTCAGCGGATGTCCACAGTGGTGATGCAGAGTTTAGCTTACGTCCAACATTCGTCTTCTGTTCCTGGAGCAAAGTTGTTCATCAGTGGAGacctgaagctgcagcagagagtTCCACTGCCTCACCGAGGACTCTACAACGTTTATAATGTAAAACCACAACCATCTAACGCCTTTTCCTTCATCCTTTAGGACTAATACAGGAAGTTTACCGACACACTCAGACTGTGGGTCGCATGTTTGCTCAGATGTGTTTGATAAAAATCTAAAGCAGCTTTTGTCTAAATTTCTGCTCTTTCTTGGAGTCATAACTTAGATTTAATGCAAACCTGCAGCTCCTGAACTTCAGAATCacaatgtttttattgtctctgtATGAGAACAGCGTAATTGAAAGTGCAGTCCTTAAAAcgcataaataaataacataagtaacattaaaaaaaaaacaaaacagacataacATGTAAGACAATCAATATAAAACCatccaataaaaataaatctactAATAAAGTCCATAAACGCACAGAGAGGAAAGACACTCCTTGTAACTACACAATTTTCCTCTgaattttaaagtttatttaagAATTTTAATAATTCAGACAGACTTCGGCGCgtaatatttagaataattgtgattaaaaaaactTTACTGCTTGACCACCTttcaaaactgagcaaaaacaaccaaagtaAAGcattcaaaatacaaaaaaaacataattttctgAGGGTTCGAGGTGCAGAATTAAGGGTTTATTCCATTGGTGTGCTGCAAATAACAACTGCTAGTAGTTAATTCAGCAAAATAATGATgctttaatataaatatatctaatttattatcattattatgaaaACTTAAACCTTTAATCCACCCAGtctaagataaaaaaaacagttaaagagctgcaaaatgcattaaattaacttttaaaatgttattattgaCACTATTCTCTGTCCATTCATacatattttctgatatttgtgtgtcaaaatacataaaaactgtACAATCCAACCTCATTTACCTGTATTATTTAACATCCCTCATAATAATCAGATTACGTTTGATTCCGCTTCCTGAGGAACCACATGTTCCTCAGGAAGtattgatttatattttattgtctgtttttctgtatttattctcAGGTTTCAGTGATCGACGGTTCGAGTCCTTTTGCAAGTTCCTACGACCTCGACAACATAATTAGAAGCTACCAGGACAGAAACTGTGAGTTAGCAGAGGCTCTTATTCTGTTTTCCTGCATGTATTACTGCACTACACTGgatattatcatcattattaatattattataactctctgtgtgtttcctgcctCAGTGTCCACAGTTCTGTCCTGTCCGATGCCCGTCTGGACCGTTGGTCGAGCTGCTGGTTCTCCCTTCGAGCTGAACGCTGAGATTCGTTACCCTCTGGAGGTCATCAGATATCCTTCAAAACTGCAGGAAAAAGAGGCTTTTCTCAGAGGAAAATCAGACATAATCCTTTTTATACTCTCTATGGTAAAGTTTTGCTACTAAGACAATAATTAATCGCATTCACAAACTATAAATCCATCCATTCCTTGCTGCTATATAAGGAgtacaaatagacacaaaacagccaaaaagagacataaaattacatcAGAAAggcgcaaaatgaccacaaagacacgtAAGACGATCATAAAACTACTACAAATGAGAAGCTAAAGGACAGCAAATAGACTTAAATGACactggagacacaaaacgacgacATATCATGCTagacgaccacaaagagacacaaaaacattcaaaacaacatcaaagagacacaaaatgactaaaaattgatGCAAAATTAACACACGACGCTAGACGACACTAGAGATGCAGATGACAACATAGAGACATAAAATTAAACCagaagaacacaaaatgacccaaaaaagacacaaaatgaccccaaatagacacaaaatgaccacagagacacaaaataaccccaaaaagacataaacaaccccaaagaaacacaaaatgactgaaaaaggcaagaaacaaacacaaagagacacaaaatgaccacaaaatgacaccagagaTGCAaaggagatgcaaaacaaccataaactgatgcaaaatgaccagaaagagacacaaaatgaccccataaagacataaaactacacaaaatgaccacaaagagcaaACGGCAAAACCTCTGGAGTGTTTTATCGCTAATATATTCAACTTTCCATGTTTTAGTATGAAGGACTTGTTCTCTCGTGTTTAAATAATTTCATAAAGTTGATTCTAAACGCTAAAacctcattttttcttctccattatGAAGTTTTCTCCCTATTTCTGCCTTAACCTCCTTCCTCCACTTATCGTCCGGGCTTCTGGGAAACCATCAAGTTGGCCTGGATTCAGTACGTCAGCGTCCTGCTCGTCTTCCTCTGGGTGTTCGAACGCATCCAGAGGTTCGTCTTCCAGAACCAGGTTCTGACAACGGTACCGGTCCCAGTGGGAAAACCTCACCTGTCCTGATGCAAACGTACAGGTTTGTCCTCCCACGTTTGTCCTTTAacttcctgctgctgtaaaagagacacaacacaatcacaaaaagatgtaaagcgaccacaaagagacaccaaatgacaCTAGAGAGATGGAAAACTAGCAccaagagacataaaatgatcacaaagggacttaaaatgaacacaaaaaactcaaaaaactcAACTCAAAACTGCaccagaaagaaagaaaacatccacaagaggatacaaaataaccacaaagagacacaaaactactacaaagagatgtaaaatgaccacaaagacaaacaaaacagctttagagagacacaaaacaaccataaagagacagaaacaaccataaagaaacacaaaatgaccacaaagagactcaaaattgCCACGTTGACCCAAAACAactccaaaaagacacaaaaagacctaaaataacacaaaacagataCAAATTACaacagggacacaaaacaacactaaatagacacaaaccacaacaaaaagataaaaagcaactctaaacaaccacaaaaccacaataaagagacacaaaacaacactaactagacacaaaaccacaacaaaaagacacaaaacaacaacaaagagacacaaaacaacactaaacagccaaaaaccacaacaacaaagacacaaaataacactaaGCAGCCACAAATCcgcaacaaagagacacaaaacaagaacagacacaaaacaacactaaagagacacaaaaacacaacagacacaaaacaacactaaagagacaccaaaacacaacaaagagacataaaacaacactaaagagacacaaaaacacaacaaagagaaacaaaatgtccacaaagtcacacaaaacaacattaaagagCCTGAAAACGACaccaaatagacaaaaaacaaccacaaagaaacacaaaatgatgcaaaatgaccacaagacacacaaaaccagtatgtagacacacaaaatgaccacgttgacccaaaacaaccccaataagacacaaaaccaccacaaagacacaaaatgaacacaaagacacacaaaacaacactaaatagacacaaaaccacaacaaaaagacccaaaacaacactagacagacacaaaaccacaacaaagagatgtaaaatgaccacaagacacacaagacaaccacaaagagaaacaaaagtcaccacaaacacacacaaaacaacattaaagagcctgaaaatgacaccaaatagacaaaaaaacaaccacaacgaaacacaaaatgatcacagacacacaagaccAGAAtatagacacacaaaatgaccacatgtTGACCCAAAACAtcaacagaaagacacaaaacaaccagaaaaagacacaaaacaaccctgagacaaaaaactaccacagagacacaaaacaacactaaatagatcaaaaccacaacagacaaaaaccatcacaaagacacacaaaaccacattaAAGAGCCTGAAAATGACaccaaccataaagagacacaaaacgaccacagacacacaagaccAGTATATAGACACACAAGATGACCACATGTTgacccaaaaaaacccaaacagttTGTTTAACGTTTTAACTTTGTGTGTCTTGTAGCGGAACATTAGCTTCATGTTGTTATGGTTGtaaattattaacattattCACAGCTGCTACAAACAAACCTGCTGCTTCGTTGGCCAGAAACTGATCcagaaacatataaaaaaatgcagttctgTAATCTAGCTggtcaataattaataaatacattctTCAGGGGCATTATTAAAGCGTTAACAGTGAATAACACAGCAGTAGGTGGTGTTGGAAGCAGGACACATGATGTAAGAGCCTTAAAGCCTGTGATGGTGGACGACTGGGTCTCCAGGTGTTGTGTTCCTGGTATGTAGAGGTTAGAACCAACCATAGTGGGAGAAGGAAGGACTTCAGTGATCCAGAAACAGGGTCACTGACACCGAAGGAACGCTGATGCTTGAGGGAAGTAAAGGCTGGTCGGTGTGATCTGATCCCACAATAGAACCACTGTaacacaaactgctgaaaacctGAATGATGCTCCGATAGAAAGGAGTCAGAGGAGtgcaacgagacacaaaacaaccacaaaagacacgtaaaaagacaacaaatagaCTTAAATGACactagagacacaaaacgagtccagaaagatgcaaaacgaccacaaatacATGGTAGAcgaccacaaaaaaacacaaaatgaccaaagattgatgtaaaatgaacacaaagagacacaatacgACATTAGAACAGCAAATGACCACATAGAGACATAAAATCAaaccagaaaaacatgaaataaccgcaaagacacacaaaacaacaccgAAGACAAGGaaaattgatgcaaaacaaccacaacttgacacaaaattgccacaaagacacacaaactgacaacaaagagaaaacCAAACGAcataaagaagacagaaaacgatGTCAGGaaggcacaaaatcaccacatagaggcataaaaccaccacaaaaagacacaaaatcacca is a window from the Amphiprion ocellaris isolate individual 3 ecotype Okinawa chromosome 3, ASM2253959v1, whole genome shotgun sequence genome containing:
- the tmem231 gene encoding transmembrane protein 231 isoform X2, which produces MAFYEVYSHPAVVRYRTSVCTKATVFLLVVLGLTYISPLLVAYRSQGFWVKRSTYEEQPVVKFQYETLLVAATSVQGDFVAWSSFSHLNNMLGNNLRIPAVSVIEVDQNHDGKLDLLIFQLQLPLKPDEQIYSIQLLLTFSYQLFVSVIDGSSPFASSYDLDNIIRSYQDRNLSTVLSCPMPVWTVGRAAGSPFELNAEIRYPLEVISYRPGFWETIKLAWIQYVSVLLVFLWVFERIQRFVFQNQVLTTVPVPVGKPHLS
- the tmem231 gene encoding transmembrane protein 231 isoform X1, whose amino-acid sequence is MAFYEVYSHPAVVRYRTSVCTKATVFLLVVLGLTYISPLLVAYRSQGFWVKRSTYEEQPVVKFQYETLLVAATSVQGDFVAWSSFSHLNNMLGNNLRIPAVSVIEVDQNHDGKLDLLIFQLQLPLKPDEQIYSIQLLLTFSYQLFRMSTVVMQSLAYVQHSSSVPGAKLFISGDLKLQQRVPLPHRGLYNVYNVSVIDGSSPFASSYDLDNIIRSYQDRNLSTVLSCPMPVWTVGRAAGSPFELNAEIRYPLEVISYRPGFWETIKLAWIQYVSVLLVFLWVFERIQRFVFQNQVLTTVPVPVGKPHLS